The Lentimicrobium sp. L6 nucleotide sequence AAACTAGCAGCACTGCCATTAATCGCATCAGTGATGATTTGTACGGTGGTATTGTTTTTATTCAATAAATCCTCCTCAAAATGCTGGGGGATATAAATAATCTGTTCCAAGTCTCCTTTTTGCATCATCTCATCCAAATCTTGATAGCTTGGTTCTACTAGTTTCAGAACATAAAAAGGACTGGCCTCAAATTTAGAAATGAAATTAGCAGAAGTAACAGAACGATCTAAATCTACAATCCCCAAATCAATTTTCTTGATCTCGTAGGTCGCAGTATAAGAAAGCACCAATAGCTGAATCACTGGAATGGCAAAGATGATGGGAAGCATCATTTTATCACGAAAAATCTGCAGAAATTCTTTTTGTATAAAGTATAATATTGTTTTCATCTGTCAATATTCATTATTAATTTAAATCTAAGGTTAAAAATTGTATGGCCACAAATGCTCTATTTTAATTGAATTTAAATAATCAACCGGCTTTAGCTTTGTGCCTTCGAGTTCTATTGGTTGATTTTATAATTTTAAAAACACCCATGATTTATATTCTTGTATTAAAACTTTAATTAATCTTTATAAACATCTCTATATCAATTTAATTACACTATATAATTACAAAGAAATGAAACTAAATATTACTCCAGTCGGATCTTAAATTTCTTGATACTTAGGACTATGAAGAATATGGTCATACCAAGTAGAATGAGTAATTCTTTCCATATCATTTCTATCCCATTTCCCTTAATCATTATATTTTTAATGACGATAACAAACCATTTCGGCGGCATTAAATGACTAAAATATTGAAGTGCCAAAGGCATATTTTTAATGGGAAAAATAAAACCACTCAGCAAAATCGTAGGAAGCAATAGAGCAAACATACTCAACAACATGGCTACTTGTTGAGTTTTCGACACTGTAGAAATAAATAAACCCAATGCTAAAGCCAGTATGATAAATAGTAATGAAGAGGATAATAATAGCGTCAAACTACCACTGAAAGGCATGTGGAATACAAAATAGCTCATCAAAAGAATGAGGATGGCACTAATAAAGGATAAGAAAACATACGGTAAGACTTTTCCTAAGATGATTTGCCAGGGCTTGACCGGCGAAACCAATAATACCTCCATGGTTCCCAATTCCTTTTCTCTTGTAATGGAAATAGAAGTCATCATAGCAGAAACCAACATTAAAACGATGGTTATCAGACCGGGAACAAACAAAAAGACGGACTCTAATTCAGGGTTATAACGCATCTCGGTTTCTGGAATAATCATGACAGGCTGTTCGTTTCGGGTATTTATTTCTGCAACATAATCGCTTATGATGGCTTGGGTATAACTATACACCATATTGGCTGTATTGGGGTCGGATGCATCTGTAATAATTTGAACAGTGGCTCTACCTTCTTTAATCAGGTTCTCACCAAATTGAGGCTCAAAGACAATGACTTCCCTTACTTTCCCCTTTTTAAAAACGCCTTCTATTTCATCTGCATCTTTTAAATTACTATTGAGGATAAAATAACCTGAGGAGACTAGTTTGTTAGTTAACTCTTGAGTATACAAGTCTTTACTCTGATCTAAAATAGAGATTTGTACATTTTTGATATCATTTTTTAGGGCAAAACCGAAAAGTAAAATTTGAACAATGGGAATACCAAATAGAATAACCATGGTTCTGGTATCACGAAAAATCTGCAAAAACTCTTTTATAATGAATATTTTCATGGCTATCCTCTGGCTAGTTTAACAAATACTTTTTCCACGCTATCCACACCAAATTCTTTCTTTAATCCAGCTGGAGTATCTAATGCTTCTATCTTTCCATCCACCATAATACTAACTCGATGGCAATATTCAGCTTCATCCATATAGTGGGTTGTTACAAAGATGGTTTTTCCGTTTTTGGCTTCCTGATAAATCATTTCCCAAAATTGACGACGGGTTAGAGGGTCTACTCCTCCTGTGGGTTCATCTAAAAATACAATAGGCGGTTCGTGCAAAATGGCCACCATAAAAGAAAGCTTTTGCTTTATTCCCAAAGGTAGTTCCACCACTCGTGAACTCGCATACTCATGCAAACTCAAGGAATCCATATAATCAGCAGTTTTCGATTTTATTTGCTTACGGCTCAATCCATAGATTCCTCCGTAAAAACGAATGTTTTCAGCAATGGTCAAATCATCATATAAAGAGAATTTCTGGCTCATATAACCAATACTTTTCTTTATCTGCTCTCTCTGCTTATAGATATCGAATCCAGCTACAGAGACCTCCCCAGAAGTAGGAGCCGAAAGTCCACAAAGGATTTTAATTGCAGTGGTTTTACCAGCTCCATTTGCACCTAAGAAACCGAATATTTCACCACTATTTACTTCAAAAGAAAGATGATCGTTGGCCACGAAGTTGCCAAATTTCTTCACTAAATCTTTTACTATGACTTGTTTTTGAGTGTCTTTCATGATGCTTCTGTTTTTTCTCTATCACTCATTAAATCCATAAAACTATCCTCAATCTCGGCTTTCAAAGTGGAAATTTCTATCTCTTCCATCTGATGCTTCTCCAAGAATGCTATTAATTCCTTTTCATTTATTTTATTAGAGGAGGACAAGTGAATACATTCCCCAAAAAGATAGGCGGAATGACAAGCAGGATGAGTTCTAAGGAGTTTTACGAGTGCGTACATGTCTTTTGCTTTCACACCATACAAATGATGCCTAAAGGTATCTACCACATTTTCCGGCTTATCAATTTGCATAATCTCCCCTTTTTGTATCAATGCTATTCTATCGCAGCGAGCAGCCTCATCCATATAGGGTGTACTCACCAAAATAGTGATTCCTTGGGCTTTTAGCTTGTCTAACATATCCCAAAACTCAATCCTCGAAACCGCATCAACACCAGTAGTGGGCTCATCTAATAATAATACAGTGGGTTTATGAATGAGTGCACAAGAAAGGGCTAGTTTCTGTTTCATTCCTCCGGATAAATCACCAGCTTTTCTTTTCTTAAATGGCTCAATTTGCTCGTAGATATCTTTTATTAAATGATAATTCTCTTTAATGGTGGTATTGAAAATTCCAGCAAAGAAATTCAGGTTCTCTTCCACACTTAAATCCTGATACAAAGAAAATTTACCTGGCATATATCCTAATATAGTTCTGAGCTCTTTATAGTCCTTCTCCACATCTAAGCCTGCCAATTCAATCTGACCCGAATCTGCCAATAACAAACTCGCCAAAATCCGAAATAATGTACTCTTCCCTGCCCCATCTGGTCCGATAAAACCAAATAACTCAGCTTCTCCAATTTCCAAATTGATATCCTTCAAAGCCGCTATATTCTCATAGGACTTATTGATTTGTTGTATGCTTATGATTGGTTTCAATAGTTTAGATTTTATTTGTGTTCAAATAGCCTATTTAAATTATTTCAATTGTTATAAGCACGAAGTTCGAAGCACCCAGCACCCAGCACCCAGTACCCAGTACCTAGAAATTAACTTCCGCAGGCATCCCCGCTTTTAAGCTCCCATCGTTCTTACATTTTATCTTCAAGGCATAAACCAGATTCACTCTTTCTTTCTTGGTTTGAACGGTTTTTGGCGTAAACTCCGCTTGCTCTGCAATCCATGTTATTTCACCAACGAGACTAGTATTTGTAGTTTGATCATTATCAATGAGCACCTCTACTTTCTGACCTATCTTTAAATGTGGTAACTGATCACCACTGACATAAACCTTTAAGCGAATATCGTTTAGTGCAGCAATGGTAAATAAGGGTTTTCCGGGAGCGGTGGTTTCTCCAGTCCTACTCAATTGAGTCAATACTTTTCCATCCACAGGGCAGGTGATGATACATTTAGAAATCTGGTATTCAATAGTGGCAATCTGACTATCAATAGCTTTTACTTGTGCAAACACATTGGATTTTTTGACTTCCGTAGCTGATAGTTGAGCATTTATCAAATCTAGACTTCCCTGAACATCGTCTACTTGTTTTTGGGTTGCTGCTTTTTTAGCGAACAATTGGTCTAGCCTTTTCTTGTTGACTAGAATATTTTCTTTTTGCTGTTTTTGCACTTTTATTTGCGCATCAATATCAGGTAGATTGGCCAATATCATAGTCTGTTGCGCTTTTAACTGCTCTTTTTGACAATGCAAATTCATGCTATCGATTTGTCCAATAATTTGCTCCGCTTTTAAGGTTTTACCCTCCTCAATATCTAACCATAATATTCGCCCTTGACTTTCAGCAGATACAAAGGTTTTATCGAGTTCGAAGTTGCCATAAGCATCGGACTTCTTATTATTGTTTTGGCAAGAGGAAAGTAATGCCAAAGAAAGCATCAAAATCATCATAAAAGCACTGTCAAATTCGTAATTTATCTTTTTCATATCTTATAATTTTCCGAGGATGTTCAAATAATCTAATTTACTATTAATCAATTGTATTTCATGTATCTTCCTGTCGATTTCCGCCTGACTTAAGGTTTGTAATTCTTCAATATATGCTGAGGTAGTAATCACCCCTTGATTCATCTGATGGCTGGCATTTTCTGCCACATTGGTTCTTAAGCGAATCACTTCTGGATCGGATTGTAAAACCACTTCCCATTTCTCAATTTCAGCTCTCATCTGATTTAGCGCCATCTCTATATTTCTCTCAAAATCTTGCTTCTGACTTTCAATCACTTGAATATTTAAATCCATTATATGTTTCTGATTATTATGCTTATTCCAGTTGAGTATCTTCCACTGGAAATTTAATCCCACCATCCAAAACTCAGAGAAATTATCAGAAAGATAATTGAATCCAGGGCGACCATAACCACCTTGAGCAAATGCTGAAATTTTGGGTAGTTTTTGAGCATCAATCAAATTTTTAGAATACTCTAATTTATTTTGAGTTTCTAGCATATATTGGAATTCCAATCGACTTTGTTGCTGATCTTCAATTTGAGGCTGACTCAAGCTTAACTCTATCACACCATTGAGCTCTTGCCCCGTCAAGGTTTCTAAATTCTCGATTAAAGCTGCTCTTTTAATGGCAATCTCGTCCTTCTGTTGCTTGGCTTTAATGAGTTCGACTAGTATTCTATCAGCAGAAGTTTCTAAAATAGCACCCTCCTCTATTAAGGCTTGCATTTCCTTCTGTTTTGCCTTAAGCCTTTTCTCATAGGAGTCGATGATTTTATTCTGCTCATCCAAAAGAACAACGGTAACGAAGAGGTTTTTTACCTCATTTTTAATGTGATATAGATTCTGGTCCACCTCTAATTGTTCTAGAATCTGTTGCAATTCTTCTAGATTCTTTTGCTTCTGATAAATTCCGCCTCTATAAATAACTTGATTTACGTCTAAAGTCATTTTATATTGGTCTTTACTCAATTCGGGAACATCCATATTAGGAATATCGAATGGAAGACTAATGACCTCATTCTGATAAGTCGCTCTTCCATTGAGTATGATCTGAGGAAGCAAATCCTTTTTATAATTCTCGACTTCAATTTGAGAATTTTCAGCTTTCAAAGCTTTCTGAGCATATACAGGATGATGAATCACCGCAAAGTCAAAACATTCTTGTAAACTTATCTGTTTTTGGGCAGACAAGTTAGAAACCACCATGAAAGCTATAATTAGACTTAAAATTCGTTTCATATTTATTTGGTTTTTATACTATTAATGACAAAATCAGCAACATTTGTTCTCCTTTCCTTAAGGAAAGTTTTATACT carries:
- a CDS encoding ABC transporter permease — protein: MKIFIIKEFLQIFRDTRTMVILFGIPIVQILLFGFALKNDIKNVQISILDQSKDLYTQELTNKLVSSGYFILNSNLKDADEIEGVFKKGKVREVIVFEPQFGENLIKEGRATVQIITDASDPNTANMVYSYTQAIISDYVAEINTRNEQPVMIIPETEMRYNPELESVFLFVPGLITIVLMLVSAMMTSISITREKELGTMEVLLVSPVKPWQIILGKVLPYVFLSFISAILILLMSYFVFHMPFSGSLTLLLSSSLLFIILALALGLFISTVSKTQQVAMLLSMFALLLPTILLSGFIFPIKNMPLALQYFSHLMPPKWFVIVIKNIMIKGNGIEMIWKELLILLGMTIFFIVLSIKKFKIRLE
- a CDS encoding ABC transporter ATP-binding protein, yielding MKDTQKQVIVKDLVKKFGNFVANDHLSFEVNSGEIFGFLGANGAGKTTAIKILCGLSAPTSGEVSVAGFDIYKQREQIKKSIGYMSQKFSLYDDLTIAENIRFYGGIYGLSRKQIKSKTADYMDSLSLHEYASSRVVELPLGIKQKLSFMVAILHEPPIVFLDEPTGGVDPLTRRQFWEMIYQEAKNGKTIFVTTHYMDEAEYCHRVSIMVDGKIEALDTPAGLKKEFGVDSVEKVFVKLARG
- a CDS encoding ABC transporter ATP-binding protein; this translates as MKPIISIQQINKSYENIAALKDINLEIGEAELFGFIGPDGAGKSTLFRILASLLLADSGQIELAGLDVEKDYKELRTILGYMPGKFSLYQDLSVEENLNFFAGIFNTTIKENYHLIKDIYEQIEPFKKRKAGDLSGGMKQKLALSCALIHKPTVLLLDEPTTGVDAVSRIEFWDMLDKLKAQGITILVSTPYMDEAARCDRIALIQKGEIMQIDKPENVVDTFRHHLYGVKAKDMYALVKLLRTHPACHSAYLFGECIHLSSSNKINEKELIAFLEKHQMEEIEISTLKAEIEDSFMDLMSDREKTEAS
- a CDS encoding HlyD family secretion protein, with translation MKKINYEFDSAFMMILMLSLALLSSCQNNNKKSDAYGNFELDKTFVSAESQGRILWLDIEEGKTLKAEQIIGQIDSMNLHCQKEQLKAQQTMILANLPDIDAQIKVQKQQKENILVNKKRLDQLFAKKAATQKQVDDVQGSLDLINAQLSATEVKKSNVFAQVKAIDSQIATIEYQISKCIITCPVDGKVLTQLSRTGETTAPGKPLFTIAALNDIRLKVYVSGDQLPHLKIGQKVEVLIDNDQTTNTSLVGEITWIAEQAEFTPKTVQTKKERVNLVYALKIKCKNDGSLKAGMPAEVNF
- a CDS encoding TolC family protein; amino-acid sequence: MKRILSLIIAFMVVSNLSAQKQISLQECFDFAVIHHPVYAQKALKAENSQIEVENYKKDLLPQIILNGRATYQNEVISLPFDIPNMDVPELSKDQYKMTLDVNQVIYRGGIYQKQKNLEELQQILEQLEVDQNLYHIKNEVKNLFVTVVLLDEQNKIIDSYEKRLKAKQKEMQALIEEGAILETSADRILVELIKAKQQKDEIAIKRAALIENLETLTGQELNGVIELSLSQPQIEDQQQSRLEFQYMLETQNKLEYSKNLIDAQKLPKISAFAQGGYGRPGFNYLSDNFSEFWMVGLNFQWKILNWNKHNNQKHIMDLNIQVIESQKQDFERNIEMALNQMRAEIEKWEVVLQSDPEVIRLRTNVAENASHQMNQGVITTSAYIEELQTLSQAEIDRKIHEIQLINSKLDYLNILGKL